The genomic stretch GTGACAGGGGAGTCCAGGTTCAGTTTGCCCCAAGCTGTCTCAAGTCGTGCCAAGGTATTCCTGAGGATCTGCTAGTATTGGACGACCTGACAAATAGTGGCAATCGTATGGCGGATCGTCGTGTTGGCTTGGACTTGAAGCACACAGAATTGGCACTGGATTTGCTGGCGAAATTCCACGCAGCCTCCGCGGTGTACGTGGATCATGGACATACCTTTACGGAAGAGTTTGTTGGGCCGAAACCGGTCGAAGGGTTCAGAAAAATGTGCAAAGATATATTTCAACCGATTCTGGATGATCTAATACAGGGCATGGCGAGTTGGAATCTCGAGCCGGAATACTATGCCGACTTGCAAGAACTAGCACGCCATATGTTGGACGAATTGGCTCCTATGATGGCTCCTTGCGATGATCAGTTCAATGTTCTGATTCACGGTGATCTGTGGACCAATAACATGCTTTTCAAATACGACACAAACTCTAGTATTCCATCAGCAGCCACTTTGCTAGACTTTCAAGTATGCTGCTGGGCATCTCCGTTGGTCGATTTGCACAATTTCCTGTTTTCATCTGTCTGTGCCGAATTGATGCTGCCCAAGCTGAACTACTTCCTGCGCTTCTACCAAGAACGTTTGGCCGAGAGTCTGGTGTTGTTGGGTTACACGAAACGTCTGCCAACGTTACAGCAACTTCACGTGGATTTCACCGACCATCTTCTGTACGGTTTCTTCAGtgcgatgctgatgctgccatTTGTATTAGTTCCAGATACGGAAGACGCATCGCTAGGTACCATGCTAGAACCGGGCACCGATTCTTGGCAACGGTTCCTGAAGAAGATGTTTCGTAACGACCAGTTAAGAACTCATCTAAAAAT from Anopheles bellator unplaced genomic scaffold, idAnoBellAS_SP24_06.2 scaffold01703_ctg1, whole genome shotgun sequence encodes the following:
- the LOC131214641 gene encoding uncharacterized protein LOC131214641, whose translation is TGNIESFSTIIKAPPKDPTEKISFLETSVRETQMYTDYIPAFEKLYRDRGVQVQFAPSCLKSCQGIPEDLLVLDDLTNSGNRMADRRVGLDLKHTELALDLLAKFHAASAVYVDHGHTFTEEFVGPKPVEGFRKMCKDIFQPILDDLIQGMASWNLEPEYYADLQELARHMLDELAPMMAPCDDQFNVLIHGDLWTNNMLFKYDTNSSIPSAATLLDFQVCCWASPLVDLHNFLFSSVCAELMLPKLNYFLRFYQERLAESLVLLGYTKRLPTLQQLHVDFTDHLLYGFFSAMLMLPFVLVPDTEDASLGTMLEPGTDSWQRFLKKMFRNDQLRTHLKMLIPYFRVLGIPCQAK